AGAAGGTCGCGGCGGTCGGTCAGGGGGTATTCCCAGCAGACCCCCGTTTCATTCATCCGGCCGAAGCGATAGCGCATGCCGAGCGAGCCGGTAACGACATCGTGGCCAGCCACGCCGGAGGCGCCGAGGTTGATGAGGTCTTGTCCCTCGAAGTTCACCGGCACTGTATTGCCCGCGTCGAACCAGTGGAACCAGTTCACACCACTGAGAACATAGACGCGTTCGGTGAGCTTCACGTCCCATTGGTTCGACCAATACCACATCGAAGAACGAGCTTCGGTATCGGTCGGGAGGCGAAGTCCGGAGCCGGTAACCCAATGTGCGACACCGTCGAATAGCGATTGGCCGGCACTCGAAAACAGATGGAACTCTCCGTCTCCGCGGCCTTGGAAGACGCGATGCGCACCGGTATCCAGCTCGAACGTGCCGCCGACGCTTACGATCGTTTGCGATGCGGGATTGCGAAATAAGTTGTATTTCAAACCGGCGGCCACATCGGCGAAGCCTTCCGTACCGGGCACTGTCGGGTTGCCGGGATTGAGCCAAAGGTAGCCGTCTTTCGTGGCGATGATCGACAACCGTTGTGTCAACGCAACGCGAATCTGCGCGGCGAGGAATTGCGCCGTCCCACCTTGAAAAACCGGATTGGCATGCGGAATCCATTGATTCGCAAAATGGAATCGGAGTTCGGTGAGCGTGCGGGGATCTTCGAAGAACAGCGGGTTGCTCGCCGGCGAGATGAAGTCGGAAAAGGCACGATCGCTCGAAGCGAAAATACCGAGAAGCTTGCCGTTGTTGCCGACGAGCGCGGCATCGACGATGCGAGCCCCCTCGGATAGCTCGATCGGCTTCTCGTTTCCGCTCGTCAAGTCGACCAACTTGCCGGCGCTCGAGCTCGTACCCGATGAAGGATTCGTAAAGGGATCGGTGCGCAATTCGTCGAAGGGCGATCCGGCGGCGAACGAAGCCGTCGTTGTGAGAACGGCCGCGCAGATCGCGAGACTGAAACGTACGACGCGAAGTGATGCACTCGACACTAGCCACCTCCCTGTGAACAGATCATGCCGCCGACGGCAATCGGACGCGGCGACTTTTCGAGAACGGATCCATCGCCGATGCGAGGTTTCTTCGTCGAGCCGCGAAATGCGCTACATCGAAAGGAGCGTGACTTCGGGCGATTGCCAAATTCGCAGATTTGCTAGTTCTCAGTCTGCATAAAGAGCTGTCCTGCGCGATAGAATCCGCGGAACCGGGCAGCGACCTTCGCATTTGCGAAGATGCGATACCGCAGGGCCGAATGGCTCGCAGAACGGCGCGGCAGACATCGCCGAAGCAATATCCGAATTAGAAAAGCGTTCCTTGTGCATTCATTTCTATTGATCCATTCCTCCCCGCCGATTAAACTCAATGGGTGATACTGCCCGCCCCCGCCTGCGTGTCGAACCGCGCCACCTCCGCACGGACTACTACACGATGATTCCCGCCGCACGCCCTTCTTCTCACGTCGACCGACGTTCGTTTCTCGTCGCTTCGACGGCCGGCTTTGCAGGCCTACGCTTCGGCACGCCACGCTTGGCCGCAGCCGCGAAGACAGCCGACGCCGCTCGACGCCGAGCCCCGAAAGCCAAGAGCACGATCCTCTTCTTTCTCTGCGGCGGCTCTTCGCACATCGACATGTGGGATCTCAAGCCCGAGGCTCCGGTCGAGTATCGCGGGCCGTTCAACCCGATCGCCACGAGTGCTCCAGGCTTGATGATCGGCGAGCATCTGCCGCTGACGGCGCAACAAGGTAAGCACCTCGCGATCATCCGTTCGCTGCGCTGTTCGGTGAACACGAACGACCACCACGCCGGCTACTATCACAACCTCACCGGCCACGCTGCCGACGCGAGCTTCCTTTCGCTCGGCAATAATCGCACACCGATGCCCGACGATTGGCCGTATATCGGCACGGTCGTCGGCTCGCGCCGTCCGACCGGCCAAGGCCTGCCGAACTGCATCGCTCTGCCGCACATGCCGAGCCGCGCTCCCTACACACGGCCGGGCCAGTTCGCCGCGCGGCTCGGCGTCGAACACGATCCGCTGTATGTCTACGGCAGTTTGGAAAAGCCGCTGGAGTTTCAAGCCCCCGCGCTGGTGTTGCAAGGAGACGTCGACGGCAGCCGCCTGGCATCACGGCAGCAGTTGCTTTCGTCGCTCGACAAGGCCCGACGCGAACTCGACGCCACGGCCGATAAGCGTCAGTGGTCGCAGTTGCAAGAGCGCGCACTGTCGCTCCTCGGGGGAACGCAAACCACGGCCGCGTTCAATGTCTCAGGCGAGTCTGAAGCGCTGCGCGAGCGTTATGGCCAGACGGTCAACGGCATGAGCTTGCTCACGGCCCGGCGATTGGTCGAGGCCGGAGTACCGTTCGTCACCGTCTTTTGGATGGAAGACGAGAAGAAGCTCCACAAGAAATGCAAAAGCGCCGGAAGCTGGGACACGCACGGAAATAACTTCAACTGCCTGAAAGACGACTTGCTGCCGGAATTCGATCGAGGCTTCTCCGCGCTAGTAGAAGACTTGCACCAGCGCGGCCTGCTGGACGACACGCTCCTGATGGTCACGAGCGAGATGGGACGCACGCCGAAGATCGGCGACCGGCGCTCCGGCGGCGTCGCCGGTGCAGGACGCGATCACTGGACGCATTGCCAGAGCATCGTCATGGCCGGCGGAGGCATTCAAGGAGGCCAAGCCTACGGTACGACCGATCGCCGGGCCGAGTTTCCGGCAGAGAAACCGGTCACGCCGGCGCATATTGCCAAGACCGTGTACCACGCCATGGGCATCGACGATCTCGAAGGACGCGACAAAGATGGCCGTATCTTCAACCTGCTCGCCGAAGGGGATCCGATCTTAGACTTGTTCTAAGCGGCGCCGATTCAAAAAGGTATTGAGCCATAAAGATCGACCTTCGTTGAGGAGCCATGCCGTGCGACGCCGAGAGTTTTTGCAGTCGGCCGCGGCGGGGCTTTATTGCGGCGGTTCACTGTCGGCAACAGATCCGTCGACGGCGGAAAAGCAGACCGAGAACCATCTCGTAAATGAATGGTCTCCGGAGCCGCCGACGTTTAGCGTGATCCCTGTCGTCGGCGACGGCCGTTGGATCTGGAACAAGCCTCCCGAGAACGAAACCGGCTATTTAGAGCCGCGCCGTTTTCGATTGCAAGTCGGCATCGAACTAACGGGGCGCGGCGACGCCGAAGGAATCACCGCGACGACGCCGGTGCCGATCGGCGTTCCCGAGCAGGAGATCGTCTCCGAAAGTATTAAGGTCGTCGGTTCGGAAGCGACGCTCGAATCGATTGCCCCGCTGGCGCGGCAGTTGAAGATGTTCGCGCCGCAACTGAGCCGCGGGCAAACGGCATCGGCTGTCGCTGAGTTCGAGTTGCGATTGCAGAAGCAGTATTTCGGTTACTCACGTGAGAAATTCCCCGCCGCGCAAACGGTTCCGCCCGAGGTGCGCTCGGCGTTCCTCGGCGATAGCCCGGGCATTCAGACCCGATCGCCGAACGTGCTTGCGCTGGTGAAAGAACTCACCGAAGAAGGTGCAAGCGGCACCAAGGCAAGCGCCGCAGAGCATCCTTGGCGACAAGCCGAACTTTTCGCCGCCTGGGTTCGTGAAAACATCAAGCCGAAGCTCGGCGCGTATACGAGTGTGACGAAAGCGATCGAAAATCGCTTCGGCGACTGCGAAGAGATGGCCGGAGTGTTCGTTGCGCTGTGTCGCGCCGTCGGCATTCCGGCCCGGCTCGTCTGGATACCGAACCATGTTTGGAGCGAGTTCTATCTCGCGGACGATGCAGGAACGGGGCATTGGATTCCCGTCCACACGGCTTGTTACCACTGGTTCGGCTGGACCGGCGTGCATGAGCTCGTGTTGCAAAAGGGAGACCGTCTCCGCGTGCCGGGGAAGGGAACTCTCGTGCGGCTTCAGCAAGACCGCCTGCAATGGATCGGCACGAAGCCCGACGCTAAGTACTGGGCCGAGTTGACCCCGCTGGCCGATGCCGATGCGAAAGCAACGAGCGCGGACGCGAACACCGACACGTCCGACGCCGGGCCTGGCGCGCGCCGCAAGGGCCCGACCGGCGAATGGCTTCCGATCGGCAAGCATCCGCTCGATAAATCTTTGCGAAGATAACGTCTGCCCGCCGAGTCGAACATCCGCAAGTTCCGCGGTATCGTCGACAGTTTATTAAAGCTCCTCTAA
This Planctomycetia bacterium DNA region includes the following protein-coding sequences:
- a CDS encoding DUF1501 domain-containing protein yields the protein MIPAARPSSHVDRRSFLVASTAGFAGLRFGTPRLAAAAKTADAARRRAPKAKSTILFFLCGGSSHIDMWDLKPEAPVEYRGPFNPIATSAPGLMIGEHLPLTAQQGKHLAIIRSLRCSVNTNDHHAGYYHNLTGHAADASFLSLGNNRTPMPDDWPYIGTVVGSRRPTGQGLPNCIALPHMPSRAPYTRPGQFAARLGVEHDPLYVYGSLEKPLEFQAPALVLQGDVDGSRLASRQQLLSSLDKARRELDATADKRQWSQLQERALSLLGGTQTTAAFNVSGESEALRERYGQTVNGMSLLTARRLVEAGVPFVTVFWMEDEKKLHKKCKSAGSWDTHGNNFNCLKDDLLPEFDRGFSALVEDLHQRGLLDDTLLMVTSEMGRTPKIGDRRSGGVAGAGRDHWTHCQSIVMAGGGIQGGQAYGTTDRRAEFPAEKPVTPAHIAKTVYHAMGIDDLEGRDKDGRIFNLLAEGDPILDLF
- a CDS encoding transglutaminase-like domain-containing protein, whose product is MRRREFLQSAAAGLYCGGSLSATDPSTAEKQTENHLVNEWSPEPPTFSVIPVVGDGRWIWNKPPENETGYLEPRRFRLQVGIELTGRGDAEGITATTPVPIGVPEQEIVSESIKVVGSEATLESIAPLARQLKMFAPQLSRGQTASAVAEFELRLQKQYFGYSREKFPAAQTVPPEVRSAFLGDSPGIQTRSPNVLALVKELTEEGASGTKASAAEHPWRQAELFAAWVRENIKPKLGAYTSVTKAIENRFGDCEEMAGVFVALCRAVGIPARLVWIPNHVWSEFYLADDAGTGHWIPVHTACYHWFGWTGVHELVLQKGDRLRVPGKGTLVRLQQDRLQWIGTKPDAKYWAELTPLADADAKATSADANTDTSDAGPGARRKGPTGEWLPIGKHPLDKSLRR